The Burkholderiales bacterium region GCCAATCAGAAACTCCGTGCGAGGAACGCGGCGTTGGATGCCGAAGTGCGCAACTTGAAGCAGGGACTGCAAGCGATTGAAGAGCGCGCTCGCTCCGAGCTCGGAATGATCAAGCAGGACGAAATCTTTTTTCAGATTCTAGACGAT contains the following coding sequences:
- the ftsB gene encoding cell division protein FtsB, with protein sequence MKLVTLILIALIAALQYPLWLGKGSWSRVWEVDRQLQDQIQANQKLRARNAALDAEVRNLKQGLQAIEERARSELGMIKQDEIFFQILDDKQKSN